AAGATGAGCTAGCACCAATCACTTGGCGAGAAGGCGCTGGCCTCCTGATGGAGCACGGTAGTCGAATCCGCGGTCCATCCTGTCCTTTATCTTAAGTACGTTGTCCCTCATCCTCCTCTCCTTGACCCTTGATATGAAGAGATACGTCTCGTCCTTCGTACCCTTCGTAACCAGTATGAATATGCGCCCGAACTTCACCCTTCCGGCCCTTCCCTTGCGCTGTATGCTCCTTATCTCGTTCGGTATGGGCTCGTAGAAAACCACTGCATCGACATTGGGTATGTCAAGGCCCTCCTCACCTATGGACGTTGCCACGAGCACCTTGAACTTCCCGCTGCGGAAATCCCTTATTATGCGCTGCTGCTCCTCCTGTGTGACTCCTCCGCCCTTGCCTATGAACTCAGTTGCCTCTATGCCGTTCTCCTTCAAAAGCGCTGTGAGCCTCCTTGTAGTGGACCTGAACTGCGCGAACACTATCGCGCTGCTTCCGCCGAGGTCACCCTTCAGGAGCCTGACGACCATGGACATCTTCGGGTGCTCCTCCCCCCTCTCAATCGCCTCTACTGCGAGCTTCTTGGCAGCAATCACAGACTTGTTGGAGAGTATGCTCTTTACGGTCCTGCTCTTCTTCTCGCGGCCCTCAAGGCTTTCCATGTAGCTTACGAAAGGGTAAAGCCCCTCGGTGCTCACCAGATCGTACGCATGCGCAAGGTCGAGCACGTAGACGTAGTTGAATATGCCCATGAACCTGTAGTTGCGAGCCTCTATCTTCCTTATTGCGTCGCCTATCTGCAGCAATCGTCCCTTCGGCATGTTCTGGAAGTCCCTGAAGGGGCTAAGCCCGTGCGAGTACAGGTTGGAAAGGTGGGTATCTATTACCGGCTTGAGCAGCGCAAGTATGCCTTCAACGACCCTGCCCTTGTCCGTCGTGATCACAGTGGTGTCCTTGCGCATCACGTACGGCTCGACATCCGGATCTGAGCTTATCCTTATCTCTATGTTCTCTATGCCTAGCTCGGATATGAGCGCGTTTATCTTCTTCCTGTCGCTCCCAGGTGAAGCGGTTAGACCTATGAGCTGCAGCCCGCGCAGCTTGGATTCCTCTGCTATGTAGGTATATGCGTATCTTCCAACTGCCCTGTGGCATTCATCGAATATGACCGCGCCGAAATCCTCAAGGGATATGCGGCCCCGCTTCAAGTCGTTGGAAACAGTCTGCGGAGTTGCCACTATGACCTTGGCGCTGGCCTCGAGCTCCTGCCTCTTCGACCTGCTTATGCCTCCAGTCAAAAGGAGTATGCCCTCCTTGTCTATGTTGAGCATATCGGAGAGCGATTTGTAGTGCTGCTCACCCAATGGCTTTGTAGGAGCAAGTATTAGCGCCCTCTTCCCGTTGTGCAGCGACTGCGCTATCGCGAATATCGCTATGAGCGTCTTCCCGAGGCCGGTGGGCAGCACCACAAGGGTGTTCCTGCCAGAATATATGCTCTTTATGATGTTTATCTGGTACGACCTCGGCTCTATGAGCGCTGTGTTCACAAGCCTATCATAAGGTGCAAGCTCGCCCCACGACAAGTCCATAATACATATTTCCCCTGCATATTTAAATCATGCAAGGCTCCGGGGACCAGCGCAGAAATCAATACAAATAAATATTACGGGAAGGAGAGAGATTACCATAAATAAAACGGTAAATCGCATGGAAGTGAGCATTTCAGCCGTCAAGAGGGCGGTGCGCGACAGGGCCAGGCAGCTCATGGAAGAGCACAGGAAAAGCGCATGCGAGAGGCTGGAAAAAAGGGCAGACAGGGAGCAATGGGAGGGGCGCAGCCTAGGTGCAGGCATACTGTACGAGAAGGCGTCCGCAAAGTTCCGGAAGCTCGGCGACAAAGAAAAGTCTCTAGGCATGCTTCTCCGCGCCGCTGACAATTACGAGGAATACGCCTCCGTGCAGGAGAGGAACGCATCCGGGGTTCCATATTTTTCCGTGGAAGCTACGTGCTACCTTTCCGAGGCGATGTGCGGGTTCGCGCATGCTGCGTATCTGGTGTATACCGCCGGGGAGCCGATGCTGCTGAGAAGGGCAAGGACGCTACTGACCAGGGCGAAACTGAACCAGTACGAGCTTGAGAAGGACAGCACATGCTACACGATGCTGCCCGGCACGTTCTTCCGCAGCGACGATGCCCTGAACCAGATACACTTCCTGAGCAGCAAGCTGAAGGGATAAGCGCGCAACGCTGTTATACCCTTTTATAACTATTTGCAGAATAGATAAATTGCGCCGCAGTAACTCAACCCGGGAGAGTGTCCGCCTGAAGAGGCTTTTAAAGTCTTACAAAGCAGAAAGCGGACTGTTGCTGGTTCAAATCCGGCCTGCGGCAATCCTTACGTTACAAGCCGAAGAATTCCGCCGCTTAAAGAAGCTCAACAAAATCATCTACTTCTAATCCTACTTCCCTTATTATGGCTCTTAACGTTCCTTTAGAAATTTCTTTATGATGTGGTACAGTAACTCGCCTATGTGGAGGATTCTTATGCCTCAATATTATGTGGCTACCTGTCTGATGGTCTATCCGATAACCAACTTTAGAAAGAGCCTTTACTACTTCTAACCACGAACAAAGGCAGTCTAGGCACTTACCTCAACCACATCTTCATATATGGAAGGAGGTATCGGTTCATTGTGTTTCTTTAAGCTATAAAGGTAACCTTTTATCGCATCCTTCACGTTCTTCAGAGCATCTTTTCTTGTTTTGCCTTCAGAAACGCATCCTGGTAATGAAGGTACTGTAGCTACATAAGCATTATCTTCGTCCTTTTCTAT
The nucleotide sequence above comes from Candidatus Micrarchaeota archaeon. Encoded proteins:
- a CDS encoding DEAD/DEAH box helicase — translated: MDLSWGELAPYDRLVNTALIEPRSYQINIIKSIYSGRNTLVVLPTGLGKTLIAIFAIAQSLHNGKRALILAPTKPLGEQHYKSLSDMLNIDKEGILLLTGGISRSKRQELEASAKVIVATPQTVSNDLKRGRISLEDFGAVIFDECHRAVGRYAYTYIAEESKLRGLQLIGLTASPGSDRKKINALISELGIENIEIRISSDPDVEPYVMRKDTTVITTDKGRVVEGILALLKPVIDTHLSNLYSHGLSPFRDFQNMPKGRLLQIGDAIRKIEARNYRFMGIFNYVYVLDLAHAYDLVSTEGLYPFVSYMESLEGREKKSRTVKSILSNKSVIAAKKLAVEAIERGEEHPKMSMVVRLLKGDLGGSSAIVFAQFRSTTRRLTALLKENGIEATEFIGKGGGVTQEEQQRIIRDFRSGKFKVLVATSIGEEGLDIPNVDAVVFYEPIPNEIRSIQRKGRAGRVKFGRIFILVTKGTKDETYLFISRVKERRMRDNVLKIKDRMDRGFDYRAPSGGQRLLAK
- a CDS encoding type II toxin-antitoxin system HicA family toxin, translated to MDHQTGSHIILRHKNPPHRRVTVPHHKEISKGTLRAIIREVGLEVDDFVELL
- a CDS encoding type II toxin-antitoxin system HicB family antitoxin, which codes for MKFRIFIEKDEDNAYVATVPSLPGCVSEGKTRKDALKNVKDAIKGYLYSLKKHNEPIPPSIYEDVVEVSA